A genomic stretch from Fusarium musae strain F31 chromosome 9, whole genome shotgun sequence includes:
- a CDS encoding hypothetical protein (EggNog:ENOG41), with product MVSHLSDVAKTAAGIEQTTITGPTNASKPHLVFGATPVDGHIYPLIRIAEDLVQRGFEATFIAGDQFEKAITGAGIRHVTVPPLVNSKLMAEREAIPAGIPRLLYDIRHIFTGQTPECWRILKEVLRTSELRIQREK from the coding sequence ATGGTATCTCATCTGTCTGATGTAGCTAAAACAGCTGCTGGTATCGAGCAGACAACAATTACTGGCCCAACCAACGCCAGTAAACCCCATCTAGTTTTTGGTGCAACTCCTGTGGATGGTCACATATACCCCTTGATTCGAATCGCAGAAGATCTCGTGCAGCGTGGCTTCGAGGCCACTTTCATCGCTGGTGATCAATTCGAGAAAGCAATCACAGGCGCCGGCATTCGACATGTTACAGTCCCACCTCTTGTGAATTCAAAGCTCATGGCAGAGCGTGAGGCTATCCCCGCTGGCATTCCTCGACTTCTCTATGATATCAGACATATCTTCACTGGCCAAACTCCTGAGTGCTGGAGGATCCTCAAAGAAGTTCTGAGGACATCAGAGCTGAGGATCCAGAGAGAAAAGTGA
- a CDS encoding hypothetical protein (EggNog:ENOG41~CAZy:GT1): MGANPISLGGPLPKGYTKRPKVINSNPIPYMATSIDTAPFGPGLPPDSTESGRARNQFMNQMMVGGPFADVIAHQEEVLKNLGATEILEPQIPFHYWMLMHDLSIQMCPPSLEYSRSDVPSNVKFSGCATPKPIPADFDYPSWWDDVKHGDRRIVAVTQETIARDATNLIIPTIEALSDHDDLLGVAILGQSGAVLPDDITIPSNTRVIDHLPYDALLPHASVFAMNAGYGGFLHGVTNGVPLVLAGETEDKPEIATRGEWSGVAVNLKTGRPTPDMVRLGVERILADGSFKKRVDEIKAENEAMKFFDFIEELVLSVGSLGGMICLAV, from the coding sequence ATGGGTGCCAATCCTATCTCTCTCGGTGGACCTCTCCCCAAAGGATACACCAAGCGACCCAAGGTGATCAACTCGAATCCTATTCCTTACATGGCTACCAGCATCGACACTGCGCCTTTTGGTCCAGGTCTTCCTCCTGACTCAACGGAGTCTGGCCGTGCGAGAAATCAATTCATGAACCAGATGATGGTTGGTGGACCTTTTGCTGATGTTATCGCCCATCAGGAAGAGGTTCTCAAGAATCTCGGCGCCACTGAGATTCTAGAGCCTCAGATTCCTTTCCACTATTGGATGCTCATGCATGATCTTTCGATTCAAATGTGCCCTCCCAGTCTCGAGTACTCTCGATCTGATGTACCATCCAACGTCAAGTTTTCAGGCTGCGCAACACCCAAACCTATTCCTGCAGACTTTGACTATCCTTCTTGGTGGGATGATGTGAAGCATGGTGACCGACGTATCGTTGCTGTAACTCAGGAAACTATCGCTCGCGACGCAACCAATCTGATAATCCCTACTATCGAGGCCCTCTCTGACCACGACGACCTCCTCGGGGTAGCAATCCTTGGGCAAAGCGGCGCTGTTCTCCCCGATGACATCACTATTCCTTCCAACACCCGTGTCATTGATCACCTCCCCTACGACGCTCTCCTACCTCATGCTTCAGTGTTTGCCATGAATGCTGGATATGGTGGCTTCCTGCATGGAGTAACTAACGGAGTTCCTTTGGTTCTTGCAGGTGAGACTGAGGACAAACCGGAGATTGCAACGCGCGGAGAGTGGAGTGGTGTTGCGGTCAATTTGAAAACGGGTAGGCCTACACCTGATATGGTACGGTTAGGTGTCGAGCGTATCTTGGCAGATGGTAGCTTCAAAAAGAgggttgatgagatcaaggccgagaATGAAGCGATGAAATTCTTTGACTTTATCGAGGAGCTGGTTCTCTCTGTTGGAAGTCTTGGAGGCATGATTTGTTTGGCAGTATAA